A single Pedobacter sp. PACM 27299 DNA region contains:
- a CDS encoding paraquat-inducible protein A, which produces MKVTRKTVLSKSLLIAGLTLLLCAEAWFGYRVSALSSQQQQIKTDYSVANNITFGILSVDQWREKMAAVVDEKVNEFNMTSLQKKELQKKVAKQLNGLVDQAVAEVNKPQKSIGGKLKKLAFNAIVDPEEIKAEVPTFAATIVERINKPASKKRIKSIISSKVDQLEKETFDNTEPASVTVKRHIYKKYHVNNTPAFEKTINSKLNTIQTLLYQYTYAMIGCLLLALSLWLFLKKQVRLHTTLYILSLLFAFVLLLVGISASIIEVDARIQSLNFTLLSEKLAFNNQVLFFQSKSIIGIIESLVQQPKPDSVLVGVLIMLFVIILPVLRMVGKGILIWGREKYADHKLVRFLALDLGKWDMADVMVVGIAMTYIGLNGILQSQLSSLNIQEELLSTVTQNNTSLQPGYYIFVAYVVYVSVLSLILKRIKPIEK; this is translated from the coding sequence ATGAAAGTCACTAGAAAAACAGTCCTATCCAAATCTTTGCTTATAGCTGGCCTGACGCTGCTGCTTTGCGCAGAAGCTTGGTTTGGTTACCGTGTGTCTGCGCTTTCTAGTCAGCAACAGCAGATTAAAACAGATTACAGTGTGGCCAACAACATCACCTTTGGTATTTTATCTGTGGACCAATGGCGAGAGAAAATGGCTGCGGTGGTTGATGAAAAAGTCAATGAGTTTAACATGACCTCTTTGCAGAAAAAGGAGCTTCAGAAAAAGGTTGCTAAACAATTAAACGGTCTCGTAGATCAGGCGGTGGCTGAGGTCAACAAACCACAGAAGAGCATTGGTGGCAAACTCAAAAAACTGGCTTTCAATGCGATCGTTGACCCGGAAGAAATCAAGGCTGAAGTACCCACATTCGCGGCTACGATAGTAGAGAGAATCAATAAACCTGCGAGTAAGAAAAGGATAAAAAGCATCATCAGCAGTAAAGTTGACCAGCTGGAAAAGGAAACTTTCGACAATACGGAGCCTGCCAGCGTTACCGTGAAAAGGCATATTTATAAAAAGTACCATGTCAATAACACCCCTGCCTTTGAGAAAACCATCAATTCAAAACTGAATACTATTCAAACTTTGCTATACCAGTACACCTATGCAATGATTGGCTGTTTATTACTGGCGCTCAGTCTTTGGTTGTTCCTCAAAAAACAGGTGCGTCTGCATACGACACTATATATTCTCTCACTTTTGTTTGCATTTGTACTTTTATTGGTAGGTATCTCAGCTTCCATCATAGAAGTTGACGCGCGCATTCAATCTTTGAACTTCACGCTGCTTAGTGAAAAGCTGGCTTTTAACAACCAGGTATTATTTTTTCAAAGTAAGAGTATCATTGGCATAATTGAGTCCTTAGTTCAGCAGCCTAAACCTGATTCAGTATTGGTTGGCGTCCTGATTATGCTTTTCGTGATCATTTTACCGGTATTAAGAATGGTGGGTAAGGGCATCTTGATATGGGGAAGGGAAAAATATGCCGATCATAAACTGGTTAGGTTTTTAGCCTTGGATTTAGGCAAATGGGATATGGCGGATGTTATGGTGGTTGGCATTGCGATGACGTATATTGGCTTAAACGGCATTTTGCAAAGTCAGCTGTCGAGCTTAAATATACAGGAAGAATTACTGTCGACGGTTACGCAAAACAACACCTCTTTGCAGCCAGGTTATTATATATTTGTCGCCTATGTGGTGTATGTATCGGTATTGTCATTGATTTTAAAGCGCATTAAACCGATTGAAAAATAA
- a CDS encoding ferritin-like domain-containing protein codes for METNKEIISDLKGLVNIVNDGKEGYESASEATDSKELKAVFLKYAAQRAAYAIELKNHLAQHGGNSDNEEGGVLGALHRTWIDIKQAFSSREDTAILEAIETGENAALEKYDKVLEDDDAHADHIALLQRQRTGILEALKEIETYHQRLLR; via the coding sequence ATGGAAACGAATAAGGAGATCATTAGCGACCTAAAAGGATTGGTCAACATTGTAAATGATGGAAAAGAAGGGTATGAATCTGCAAGTGAAGCTACGGATAGCAAAGAGTTAAAAGCTGTATTTTTAAAATATGCTGCTCAACGGGCTGCTTATGCTATTGAACTGAAAAACCACCTCGCCCAGCATGGAGGGAATTCGGATAATGAAGAAGGTGGGGTTTTAGGAGCTTTGCACCGTACTTGGATCGATATCAAACAAGCATTCAGCAGTAGAGAGGATACCGCTATTCTCGAAGCAATTGAAACTGGAGAGAACGCTGCGCTTGAAAAGTATGATAAAGTGCTGGAAGATGATGATGCTCATGCCGACCATATCGCGCTATTGCAAAGACAGCGAACCGGAATTCTGGAAGCTTTAAAAGAAATCGAGACCTACCACCAGCGCCTGCTGCGATAA
- a CDS encoding 2-hydroxyacid dehydrogenase, whose product MKIAVFSTNQYDEDFLSQYNTGHQITFFKVSLSEESAVLAAGFEAICIFVNDVLNKQILDKLQQSGLKLVVLRCAGFNNVDVQYAEQLQIPVLRVPAYSPEAVAEHAMALILTLNRKTHKAYNRVREGNFSLEKLMGINLNQRKVAVIGTGNIGQAFCRILKGFGCQIKAHDPFPSLEMQELGVKYGTLHETLKDVDIITLHCPLTADTQYLINEQRLKLVKPGAMLINTSRGGLIDTKAVILALKSGGIGSLGLDVYEQESDFFFHDFSESIIQDEQLSQLISFPNVLITGHQGFLTQEALTEIAKVTFGNIDAFQTGSPLVNRIVKEGS is encoded by the coding sequence ATGAAAATTGCAGTTTTTAGTACGAACCAATATGACGAAGATTTTTTAAGCCAATACAATACCGGCCATCAAATCACTTTTTTTAAAGTATCCCTTTCCGAAGAATCTGCAGTCTTAGCGGCTGGATTTGAAGCCATTTGCATTTTCGTTAATGATGTTTTAAATAAACAGATCCTTGATAAATTACAGCAGTCCGGTTTAAAATTAGTGGTATTGCGCTGTGCAGGATTCAACAATGTTGATGTCCAATATGCAGAACAATTACAGATTCCGGTTTTACGCGTTCCGGCCTATTCTCCAGAAGCAGTTGCCGAACATGCCATGGCGCTGATTTTAACACTCAACCGCAAAACACATAAAGCCTATAACCGGGTTAGAGAAGGCAATTTCTCCCTGGAAAAGCTAATGGGTATAAATTTAAACCAGCGTAAAGTAGCCGTTATTGGAACAGGGAATATCGGACAAGCCTTCTGTCGGATATTGAAAGGTTTTGGTTGCCAGATTAAAGCCCATGATCCTTTCCCATCCCTCGAAATGCAGGAGCTCGGAGTAAAATATGGCACCCTGCATGAAACACTGAAAGATGTGGATATCATTACATTGCACTGTCCGCTGACTGCCGATACCCAATATTTAATCAATGAACAGCGCCTCAAATTGGTTAAACCCGGAGCAATGCTGATCAATACCAGTAGAGGTGGACTGATTGATACCAAAGCCGTTATTCTAGCCTTAAAGTCCGGTGGGATCGGTTCGCTTGGTCTGGATGTTTATGAACAGGAATCGGATTTCTTTTTTCATGATTTTTCAGAATCAATCATTCAAGATGAACAACTGAGCCAATTGATTTCTTTCCCAAATGTATTGATCACGGGTCATCAGGGATTCTTGACGCAGGAAGCCCTGACAGAAATCGCTAAAGTGACTTTTGGTAATATTGATGCTTTCCAAACCGGATCACCATTGGTCAATCGTATTGTAAAGGAAGGATCTTGA
- a CDS encoding competence protein CoiA family protein produces MSFNPLQCSEKSMLHPVDVQNEDQQIRCYGESPWHKNWKKAFPSSFQEVCFWDELTTQHHRADVYTTCGTAIEFQNSPIDLQELESRESFYPKLIWVLNGKKFKGFRILKHLPDVDDPSLAAFEFCHSDHLSMIRKSELLNGAAKPKVLNFHHPELKKILLTSHYYSFCWKHPHRVWYQAKCPIIVDLGGHFLYQLKQRTQLSGNYPYLHMIPRKDFISKYWQS; encoded by the coding sequence ATGAGTTTTAATCCATTGCAATGTTCTGAAAAAAGCATGCTCCATCCTGTAGATGTTCAAAATGAGGATCAGCAAATCAGGTGTTATGGAGAAAGCCCATGGCATAAGAACTGGAAAAAGGCTTTTCCCTCTTCCTTTCAGGAAGTTTGCTTTTGGGATGAACTAACCACACAGCATCATCGGGCTGATGTTTACACGACCTGTGGTACTGCCATAGAATTTCAAAACTCACCAATCGATCTCCAGGAGTTGGAAAGCAGAGAATCCTTTTACCCTAAACTAATATGGGTTTTGAATGGTAAAAAATTCAAAGGTTTTCGTATTTTGAAGCATTTGCCAGATGTGGATGATCCCAGCCTTGCTGCCTTTGAATTTTGCCACAGTGACCATCTTTCAATGATCAGAAAATCTGAGCTGCTTAACGGGGCAGCAAAACCTAAAGTATTAAATTTTCATCACCCTGAATTGAAAAAGATCCTACTAACCAGCCACTATTATTCCTTTTGCTGGAAACATCCGCATCGGGTATGGTATCAGGCAAAATGCCCAATAATAGTGGACCTGGGTGGACATTTTCTATATCAGCTTAAACAGCGAACACAGTTGTCTGGAAATTATCCATATCTCCACATGATTCCAAGAAAGGATTTCATTTCAAAATACTGGCAGTCCTAA
- a CDS encoding type 1 glutamine amidotransferase domain-containing protein produces the protein MKRILMILTSHQQMENTDSKTGVWLGEFTDPYYEFIDQGYQVTLASPSGGKPPVDGMSELTEHITGANRRFAEDKSAQESFEHTLKLAGLAAADYDAVFFPGGHGPLWDLATDELSGKLILEFFQANKPVAAVCHGPAALIKAAELVPGLLSGKRLTGFTNAEETLVGRSDNIPYKLQDKLVALGADFKAALVPFFSHVETDGLLITGQNPLSAGPTAMALIDFLQRD, from the coding sequence ATGAAACGAATACTGATGATCTTGACTTCCCATCAACAGATGGAAAATACCGATAGTAAAACAGGCGTATGGCTTGGAGAATTTACTGATCCTTATTATGAGTTTATTGACCAGGGATACCAGGTTACGCTAGCTAGCCCATCCGGTGGGAAACCTCCGGTGGATGGGATGAGTGAACTAACGGAGCACATTACCGGCGCTAACCGCAGGTTCGCAGAGGATAAATCTGCACAGGAATCCTTTGAGCATACCCTGAAACTGGCAGGATTAGCGGCAGCGGACTATGATGCCGTGTTTTTCCCCGGTGGCCATGGCCCGCTATGGGATCTTGCAACTGATGAACTTAGCGGAAAGCTGATTCTGGAGTTTTTTCAAGCAAATAAACCTGTGGCTGCGGTATGCCATGGTCCGGCAGCTTTGATTAAGGCAGCCGAACTGGTGCCAGGCTTATTATCGGGCAAGCGCCTCACTGGTTTTACCAATGCCGAAGAAACTTTAGTAGGCCGATCAGACAATATTCCCTATAAACTGCAGGATAAATTGGTAGCCCTTGGGGCTGATTTTAAAGCTGCCTTGGTTCCATTCTTTTCTCATGTGGAAACAGATGGACTGCTGATTACAGGACAGAATCCTTTATCAGCAGGACCGACAGCAATGGCTTTAATTGATTTTTTACAGAGGGATTGA
- a CDS encoding siderophore-interacting protein, translating to MKQEKMKPELMRAVLTIKSKTFLSPHYISVVLEGEDLKNFKNAEVGDNNKLLIPARGTKTVIFPAPGAAASTHNEAAAGVMRTYTLRNLNLEKQEMTIEFVAHGEEGPASAWAISAEIGDQLGVMMKKKEKKIFQRADWYLFAGDHTALPVISVLLESMQDDAIGEVLIEVQGPEDVMELKHPAGVNVVWLFNPTPGLGSSLPEVFRWAKFPSHGTKFLFAAAESQAIIEIQHFLRAQPELSRNDWKAYSYWKLGQSENQSAEARRLVSKQ from the coding sequence ATGAAGCAAGAAAAAATGAAGCCTGAATTGATGAGGGCCGTACTGACTATAAAATCAAAAACTTTTCTCAGCCCACACTACATCAGTGTGGTTTTAGAGGGTGAGGACTTGAAAAACTTTAAAAACGCGGAGGTTGGCGACAATAATAAGCTATTGATCCCTGCCAGAGGTACTAAAACGGTTATTTTTCCAGCTCCTGGAGCAGCTGCCAGTACACACAATGAAGCTGCAGCAGGGGTTATGAGAACGTATACCTTACGAAACCTAAACCTGGAAAAACAGGAAATGACCATTGAATTTGTTGCACATGGTGAGGAAGGGCCTGCCTCTGCCTGGGCAATTTCAGCCGAAATAGGCGATCAGCTAGGCGTAATGATGAAAAAAAAGGAGAAAAAGATTTTTCAGCGTGCCGATTGGTACCTTTTTGCTGGAGATCATACTGCCCTGCCAGTCATCAGCGTACTGTTGGAATCTATGCAGGACGATGCTATTGGCGAAGTGCTGATTGAAGTTCAGGGACCGGAAGATGTAATGGAGCTGAAACACCCAGCAGGCGTAAACGTAGTTTGGCTATTCAATCCAACGCCGGGTCTGGGCTCCAGCCTTCCGGAGGTATTCCGTTGGGCAAAGTTCCCTAGCCATGGAACCAAATTTCTTTTTGCTGCTGCCGAGTCTCAGGCGATCATTGAAATTCAGCATTTCCTGAGAGCCCAGCCAGAGCTGAGCAGAAATGACTGGAAGGCCTACTCCTATTGGAAGCTGGGTCAATCTGAAAATCAGTCGGCCGAAGCACGAAGGCTAGTTTCAAAGCAATAA
- a CDS encoding paraquat-inducible protein A, with amino-acid sequence MHEPPISKKKPAFSKLLLIFGLAILLSAEGYFGYQLHQLSEQQEQIKEDYSNINNISSGLFSVEQWRDKVAGIVSHQIRDFTLSPKQKKDLQKEVEQIIIALIDKAEALINKPKKTIDGKIKKFLVKSFVNTDNFRKKAPSLSKEIIAKVYNPKNKKQLSKVAMSKFDALERAEFLDSTVAATKAATEKIYKKYGASSNEELNSKLISSLSQIRTATYNYSFAMLGCIAIVLSFWWILRKRADLYGTLFIMSLLFAFILLFIGLTASMIEVDARIKAVDFVVLGEHVVFENQVLFFQSKSILDVVRVLIAQPAVDAILVGVLILIFSILFPIMKLSATGIHLLSKKKIAKNRIIRYFAFQSGKWSMADVIVIAILMVYIGLNGLLDSQLKSLNIKSDDLNVITTNNTALQPGFIIFISFVLYGLVLSTILKFISPHESH; translated from the coding sequence ATGCATGAACCTCCTATTTCCAAAAAAAAGCCAGCCTTTTCTAAGCTATTGCTGATTTTCGGCCTTGCAATTTTATTAAGTGCTGAAGGATATTTTGGGTACCAGTTACATCAGCTTTCAGAGCAGCAGGAACAGATTAAGGAAGACTACTCCAATATCAATAATATAAGCTCGGGATTGTTCTCTGTAGAGCAATGGCGGGATAAGGTAGCAGGGATTGTCAGTCACCAGATCCGTGATTTCACCCTCAGTCCAAAGCAAAAGAAAGACTTGCAGAAGGAAGTCGAGCAAATCATCATTGCACTGATTGATAAGGCGGAAGCGCTCATTAATAAGCCAAAAAAAACTATTGATGGAAAGATTAAGAAATTTTTAGTGAAGAGTTTTGTAAACACAGATAACTTCAGGAAAAAGGCACCTTCTTTATCAAAGGAAATCATTGCGAAAGTATATAATCCCAAGAATAAAAAACAGCTCAGCAAAGTGGCGATGTCGAAGTTTGATGCGTTAGAGAGAGCGGAGTTTCTGGACAGTACTGTAGCCGCGACAAAGGCTGCGACTGAAAAGATCTATAAAAAATACGGGGCTTCTTCTAATGAGGAATTAAACAGCAAACTAATTTCCTCACTTTCACAGATCAGGACTGCCACTTACAATTACTCCTTTGCGATGCTGGGCTGCATTGCGATTGTGTTATCCTTTTGGTGGATTTTAAGAAAACGGGCTGATTTATATGGCACCCTTTTCATCATGTCATTGCTGTTCGCATTTATTCTATTATTTATAGGATTAACAGCCTCTATGATTGAGGTGGATGCACGAATTAAGGCAGTAGATTTTGTGGTACTGGGGGAACATGTCGTCTTTGAGAATCAGGTTTTGTTTTTTCAGAGCAAAAGTATCCTGGATGTGGTCCGTGTATTGATCGCACAGCCAGCTGTGGATGCGATATTAGTTGGGGTTTTAATCTTAATTTTCAGCATCCTCTTCCCGATCATGAAATTGAGTGCGACTGGCATTCACCTCCTCAGCAAAAAGAAAATTGCTAAGAACCGCATCATCAGGTATTTCGCTTTTCAGTCAGGTAAATGGAGCATGGCAGACGTGATCGTTATCGCAATATTGATGGTTTACATTGGTTTAAACGGACTATTAGACAGCCAATTGAAAAGCCTGAATATTAAAAGTGACGATTTAAATGTCATCACTACCAACAATACTGCGCTGCAGCCTGGATTTATCATATTTATCAGTTTTGTATTATACGGTCTTGTGTTATCGACCATACTAAAATTCATTTCCCCGCATGAAAGTCACTAG